Proteins found in one Falsirhodobacter algicola genomic segment:
- the pdxH gene encoding pyridoxamine 5'-phosphate oxidase codes for MQERTGIFAGQDPFGIARDWLAAAEPLEPNDPNAIALASVDEEGMPDVRMVLLKEIEDAAFVFYTNYDSAKGRQIAQSGKAAFVLHWKSLRRQIRVRGHASREEGPQADAYYASRSLQSRLGAWASRQSAPLESRGALMAEVAKVTARHAGAPPRPPFWGGIRIVPTQIEFWADGAFRLHDRFLWQRPSPEAEWNVRRLSP; via the coding sequence GTGCAGGAACGTACGGGAATCTTTGCGGGGCAGGACCCGTTCGGGATCGCGCGCGACTGGCTTGCGGCGGCCGAGCCGCTGGAGCCGAACGATCCCAACGCGATCGCACTGGCGAGCGTGGACGAAGAGGGCATGCCCGATGTGCGCATGGTCCTTCTGAAGGAGATCGAGGACGCGGCCTTCGTCTTCTATACCAACTACGATAGCGCCAAGGGCCGGCAGATCGCGCAGTCGGGCAAGGCGGCCTTCGTGCTGCACTGGAAATCGCTGCGCCGCCAGATTCGCGTGCGCGGCCATGCCAGCCGCGAAGAGGGGCCGCAGGCGGATGCCTATTACGCCTCCCGCTCGCTTCAAAGCCGCCTCGGGGCATGGGCCTCGCGGCAGAGTGCGCCGCTGGAAAGCCGCGGCGCGCTGATGGCCGAGGTGGCGAAGGTCACCGCGCGCCATGCCGGTGCGCCGCCGCGCCCGCCCTTCTGGGGCGGCATCCGCATCGTGCCCACGCAGATCGAGTTCTGGGCCGACGGTGCCTTTCGCCTGCATGATCGTTTCCTCTGGCAGCGCCCCTCGCCCGAGGCGGAGTGGAACGTCCGACGCCTCTCACCCTAG
- the gyrA gene encoding DNA gyrase subunit A produces MRTAYLDYAMSVIVSRAIPDLRDGLKPVHRRILHAMNESGNTADKAYRKSARPVGDTMGKYHPHGDSAIYDALVRMAQPFSMSLKLLDGQGNFGSMDGDSAAAMRYTEVRMDKPAAFLLADIDKDTVDFQDNYDGKDREPTVLPARFPNMLVNGAGGIAVGMATNIPPHNLGEVIDGTLALIEDPDLSTEALMEIIPAPDFPTGGQILGRSGARKAYLEGRGSVIIRAKTRVEEVRKDRYAIVLDEIPYQVNKSSMIEKIAEMVREKKIEGISGVADESDRVGVRVVIELKRDATPEVVLNQLFRFTPMQTSFGCNMLALNGGRPEQLTLRDFLTHFITFREDVVARRTAYELNKARERSHILCGLAVAVANVDEVVATIRSSADPAEAREKLMTRRWPAEEIAPYIRLIDDPTHTMNEDGTYNLSEAQARAILELRLQRLTAMGVKEVTDELQELAAKIRDYLEILGSRDRIMAIISAELREVRDLFAVPRRTEIMDWSGDMEDEDLIEREDMVVTITSGGYIKRTPLAEFRSQRRGGKGLSSMATKEDDVVTTLFVASTHAQLLFFTTDGMVYKLKTWRLPLASRQARGKAIVNILPIQPGISIAALLKIDEPEDQWDDLQLVFATSAGDVRRNALSDFTNVKRNGKIAMRVEDGVSLVNVRVTNENDDVMLITDSGRAIRFPVTDVRIFKGRESTGVRGIRLSGEDRVVSMSVIRHFEADPAERAAYLKQRRLMAGVTEDEAETDDEDAAEAGQLSTERYAELSAAEDLILTITAQGSGKLSSSHDYPVRGRGGMGVKAMDGAMRGGPLVASFPVEMGDQIMLATSTGQSIRVPVEGISFRSRSAGGVRVFNTGEGEHVVSVARIADQADEDAV; encoded by the coding sequence ATGCGGACGGCCTATCTCGACTATGCCATGAGCGTCATCGTCTCGCGCGCCATTCCGGACCTGCGTGATGGGCTGAAGCCGGTGCATCGGCGCATCCTGCATGCGATGAACGAAAGCGGAAACACCGCCGACAAGGCCTATCGCAAATCGGCCCGCCCGGTCGGCGATACGATGGGGAAATACCACCCCCATGGCGATTCCGCGATCTACGACGCGCTGGTGCGGATGGCGCAGCCCTTCTCCATGAGCCTGAAGCTGCTGGACGGTCAGGGGAACTTCGGCTCCATGGACGGCGACAGCGCGGCCGCCATGCGCTACACCGAAGTGCGGATGGACAAGCCCGCCGCCTTCCTTCTGGCCGATATCGACAAGGATACCGTCGATTTTCAGGACAACTACGACGGCAAGGACCGCGAGCCGACCGTTCTGCCCGCCCGCTTTCCCAACATGCTGGTCAACGGCGCGGGCGGCATCGCCGTCGGCATGGCGACCAACATCCCGCCCCACAACCTTGGCGAGGTGATCGACGGCACGTTGGCCCTGATCGAGGATCCCGACCTCTCCACCGAGGCGCTGATGGAGATCATCCCTGCCCCGGACTTCCCGACGGGCGGGCAGATCCTCGGCCGGTCGGGCGCGCGCAAGGCCTATCTGGAAGGTCGCGGTTCGGTCATCATCCGCGCCAAGACGCGCGTGGAGGAGGTCCGCAAGGACCGCTACGCCATCGTGCTGGACGAGATCCCCTATCAGGTGAACAAATCCTCGATGATCGAGAAGATTGCCGAGATGGTCCGCGAGAAGAAGATCGAGGGCATTTCGGGCGTGGCGGACGAATCCGACCGCGTCGGCGTACGCGTCGTGATCGAGCTGAAGCGCGATGCCACGCCCGAGGTGGTGCTGAACCAACTGTTCCGCTTCACCCCGATGCAGACCTCGTTCGGCTGCAACATGCTGGCGCTGAACGGCGGCCGCCCCGAACAGCTGACGCTGCGCGATTTCCTCACGCATTTCATCACCTTCCGCGAGGATGTCGTTGCGCGCCGGACGGCGTATGAGCTGAACAAGGCGCGCGAGCGCAGCCATATCCTCTGCGGTCTGGCCGTCGCGGTCGCCAATGTCGACGAGGTGGTCGCCACGATCCGCTCCTCCGCCGATCCGGCCGAGGCGCGCGAGAAGCTGATGACCCGTCGTTGGCCCGCCGAGGAGATCGCGCCCTACATTCGCCTGATCGACGATCCGACCCACACCATGAACGAGGACGGGACCTACAACCTGTCCGAGGCGCAGGCCCGCGCCATTCTGGAACTGCGCCTTCAGCGCCTGACCGCGATGGGCGTGAAGGAAGTCACCGACGAGTTGCAGGAACTGGCCGCGAAGATCCGCGACTATCTGGAAATCCTCGGTTCGCGCGATCGGATCATGGCCATCATCTCGGCCGAACTGCGCGAGGTGCGCGACCTCTTCGCCGTCCCCCGCCGCACCGAGATCATGGACTGGTCCGGCGACATGGAGGACGAGGACCTGATCGAGCGCGAGGACATGGTCGTGACCATCACCTCGGGCGGGTATATCAAACGCACGCCGCTGGCCGAATTCCGCAGCCAGCGCCGCGGCGGCAAGGGCCTCTCCTCCATGGCGACCAAGGAGGACGATGTCGTCACGACCCTGTTCGTGGCCAGCACCCATGCGCAGCTTCTGTTCTTCACGACCGACGGCATGGTCTACAAGCTGAAGACGTGGCGTCTGCCGCTGGCCAGCCGTCAGGCGCGGGGCAAGGCGATCGTCAACATCCTGCCGATCCAGCCCGGCATCTCCATCGCCGCGCTGCTGAAGATCGACGAGCCGGAGGATCAGTGGGACGATCTGCAACTGGTCTTCGCCACCAGCGCCGGCGATGTGCGCCGCAATGCGCTGTCCGATTTCACCAACGTCAAACGCAACGGCAAGATCGCCATGCGGGTGGAGGATGGCGTCAGCCTCGTGAACGTGCGCGTCACGAACGAGAATGACGATGTGATGCTGATCACGGATTCGGGCCGGGCGATCCGCTTCCCCGTCACCGATGTGCGGATCTTCAAGGGCCGCGAAAGCACCGGCGTGCGCGGCATCCGCCTTTCGGGCGAGGATCGCGTCGTCTCCATGTCCGTCATCCGCCACTTCGAAGCGGACCCGGCGGAGCGCGCCGCCTATCTGAAGCAGCGCCGCCTGATGGCGGGCGTCACCGAGGATGAGGCGGAGACCGATGACGAGGACGCGGCCGAAGCGGGCCAACTCTCGACCGAGCGTTATGCCGAACTGTCGGCTGCCGAGGATCTGATCCTGACGATCACGGCGCAGGGATCGGGCAAGCTGTCCTCCAGCCACGATTACCCGGTGCGCGGGCGCGGCGGCATGGGCGTGAAGGCGATGGACGGCGCGATGCGAGGCGGCCCGCTGGTCGCCTCCTTCCCGGTGGAGATGGGCGATCAGATCATGCTCGCCACCTCCACGGGTCAGTCGATCCGCGTCCCGGTGGAGGGGATCAGCTTCCGCTCCCGCTCGGCCGGGGGGGTGCGCGTGTTCAACACCGGAGAGGGCGAGCACGTCGTCTCCGTTGCGCGGATCGCCGATCAGGCCGACGAAGACGCGGTCTGA
- a CDS encoding glycosyltransferase family 8 protein, which translates to MMTQKNTRIAYGLNMGLIGPTALSLWSAIRSTPSLGHVEILDVELTEAARDILRRIAGPAGVAITFHAMQDSDFDAARHKGRHVPKAALARLFLPRLVEDRVLYIDGDTLVRRDLAEAFTADLEGKPLGAVRDFGCLQGLDRVRRGKSWSHREVTEQLVAPFPVEDYFNSGVLLMDCAAIRNEGTLAQDMITFDRAQEYRTVDQDFLNELFKGRVKHLNPAWNASWGRTAQQRTWIGLHGHDGPETQREADGIYHFHGPLKPWRKLPSNRWRRSIPAVARYKLALRSFRKAFPDVPFD; encoded by the coding sequence ATGATGACACAGAAGAACACGCGGATCGCCTATGGCCTGAACATGGGCCTGATCGGCCCGACGGCCCTGTCGCTGTGGTCGGCCATCCGCTCCACCCCCTCGCTGGGCCATGTGGAGATCCTCGATGTGGAGCTGACCGAGGCCGCGCGCGACATTCTGCGCCGCATCGCCGGGCCCGCGGGCGTCGCCATAACCTTCCACGCCATGCAGGATTCCGATTTCGACGCCGCCCGGCACAAGGGCCGCCATGTGCCCAAAGCCGCCCTTGCCCGCCTGTTCCTGCCCCGTCTGGTGGAGGATCGCGTCCTCTACATCGACGGCGACACGCTGGTGCGCCGCGATCTGGCCGAAGCGTTCACTGCCGATCTGGAGGGCAAGCCCCTTGGCGCGGTGCGCGATTTCGGCTGCCTTCAGGGCCTCGACCGGGTGCGCCGCGGCAAAAGCTGGTCGCACCGCGAGGTGACGGAACAACTCGTCGCGCCCTTCCCGGTGGAGGATTACTTCAACTCCGGCGTGCTGCTGATGGATTGCGCGGCGATCCGCAACGAGGGCACGCTGGCGCAGGACATGATCACTTTTGACCGGGCGCAGGAATACCGCACCGTCGATCAGGATTTCCTGAACGAGCTGTTCAAAGGCCGCGTGAAGCATCTGAACCCGGCATGGAACGCCTCATGGGGCCGCACGGCGCAGCAACGGACATGGATCGGCCTGCACGGCCATGACGGCCCCGAGACACAGCGCGAGGCGGATGGGATCTATCACTTCCACGGCCCGCTGAAACCGTGGCGCAAATTGCCGAGCAACCGCTGGCGCCGCAGCATCCCCGCCGTCGCCCGCTACAAACTCGCCCTCCGGTCGTTCCGCAAAGCGTTCCCGGACGTTCCCTTCGACTGA
- a CDS encoding DUF192 domain-containing protein → MGIAGGAAAAECRPDTVEFRGAGTARFTVEVADDAAERARGLMFRESLPRSAGMLFVYDHAQSVSFWMRNTLIPLDMIFVDDTGIVRRVHENARPHDETPIPGGDDIQMVIEVNGGLARRLGIEEGSEMRSPALDQSKAVWPCG, encoded by the coding sequence ATGGGGATCGCAGGGGGGGCGGCGGCCGCCGAATGCCGCCCCGACACCGTGGAGTTCCGCGGCGCTGGAACCGCGCGCTTTACCGTGGAGGTGGCCGATGACGCCGCCGAGCGGGCGCGCGGGCTGATGTTCCGCGAAAGCCTGCCGCGTTCGGCGGGGATGCTGTTCGTCTACGATCACGCGCAATCGGTCAGCTTCTGGATGCGCAACACGCTGATTCCGCTCGATATGATCTTCGTCGATGATACCGGCATCGTGCGCCGCGTGCATGAGAATGCCCGCCCGCATGACGAAACCCCGATCCCCGGCGGCGATGACATCCAGATGGTGATCGAAGTGAACGGCGGCCTCGCCCGCCGTCTGGGCATCGAGGAGGGGAGCGAGATGCGCTCTCCTGCGCTCGATCAGTCAAAGGCGGTCTGGCCCTGCGGGTGA
- a CDS encoding AI-2E family transporter: MRIRSWVSVVVIAALMVAVILFAPQVPLLIFAGVLVAVFLRGGGAWIGRHTGIGSGWGLLAFSVLLLVMIVLFFTNASQALFQQLVQLLSQLPSAIERLEHMVNANPWMQQVRQQVDFASMIPSGMGALATVSSTIGILGNTFLVAFIGIYCAISPGIYRQGVVALLAPELRPRTRAMLSDAGGALRSWLTAQFGSMAVIGLLTFIGLTVLGVPLALILAVLAGIATFVPNIGPVVAAVPAVLLGLSQGMNTALLIVGLYVAVQAVESYLVTPRLQQELVSLPPALTISFQLMLGYLFGLLGFALATPLLAVVMTIANKHYIADYLEDQTASSSA, translated from the coding sequence ATGAGGATAAGAAGCTGGGTATCGGTGGTGGTGATCGCGGCGCTGATGGTGGCGGTGATCCTGTTTGCGCCGCAGGTTCCGCTCCTAATCTTCGCCGGCGTCTTGGTGGCGGTGTTCCTGCGCGGGGGCGGGGCATGGATCGGTCGGCATACGGGAATCGGCAGCGGCTGGGGCCTTCTGGCGTTTTCGGTGTTGCTGCTGGTGATGATCGTGCTGTTCTTCACCAATGCCTCGCAGGCGCTGTTCCAGCAGCTGGTGCAGCTTCTGTCGCAGCTGCCTTCGGCGATCGAGCGGCTGGAGCATATGGTGAACGCCAATCCATGGATGCAGCAGGTGCGCCAGCAGGTCGATTTCGCCTCCATGATCCCAAGCGGGATGGGGGCGCTGGCCACGGTATCCTCCACGATCGGGATTCTAGGAAACACCTTCCTCGTGGCGTTCATCGGCATCTATTGCGCCATTTCGCCGGGGATCTACCGGCAGGGCGTCGTCGCGCTTCTGGCGCCCGAACTGCGCCCCCGCACCCGCGCCATGCTGAGCGATGCGGGCGGCGCGCTCCGCTCGTGGCTGACGGCGCAGTTCGGGTCCATGGCGGTGATCGGGCTTCTGACCTTCATCGGGCTGACGGTGCTGGGCGTGCCGCTGGCGCTGATCCTTGCGGTGCTGGCGGGGATCGCGACCTTCGTGCCCAATATCGGGCCGGTCGTGGCGGCGGTGCCGGCGGTGCTGCTGGGCCTGTCGCAGGGCATGAACACGGCGCTGCTGATCGTCGGCCTCTATGTCGCGGTGCAGGCGGTGGAGAGTTACCTCGTGACCCCGCGCCTGCAACAGGAACTCGTATCGCTGCCCCCGGCGCTGACGATTAGTTTCCAGTTGATGCTGGGATACCTGTTCGGCCTCTTGGGCTTTGCGCTGGCGACGCCCTTGTTGGCGGTGGTCATGACCATCGCCAACAAGCATTACATCGCGGATTATCTAGAGGATCAGACCGCGTCTTCGTCGGCCTGA
- the gluQRS gene encoding tRNA glutamyl-Q(34) synthetase GluQRS yields the protein MARYVTRFAPSPTGPLHLGHAFSALTAWARARDAGGTALLRIEDLDRSRARPEWEARIFEDLHWLGLDWPRPVIRQSDRQAAYDAALARLAPLTYPCRCTRADIRAALNAPQEGAQGPDGIIYPGTCRHRRMEDAGPDDTIRLDMARAMAAAGPLTFVETGQAPGPRTVTAEHMIRGVGDVILSRRGMGAAYHLAVVVDDAHQNVTEAVRGADLADATPIHVLLSRLLGLPVPQYHHHRLIRDAAGRRLAKRDDARALSTLRDEGLTPHDIRRLLWPDGPAPL from the coding sequence GTGGCTCGCTATGTGACACGCTTCGCGCCCTCGCCCACCGGGCCGCTGCATCTCGGCCACGCCTTTTCGGCGCTGACGGCATGGGCGCGGGCGCGGGATGCGGGGGGCACCGCCCTCCTGCGGATCGAGGATCTGGACCGCTCGCGCGCGCGGCCCGAATGGGAGGCGCGGATATTCGAGGATCTGCACTGGCTCGGCCTCGATTGGCCACGCCCCGTGATCCGCCAGTCGGACCGGCAGGCCGCCTATGACGCGGCGCTGGCGCGGCTTGCGCCGCTGACCTATCCCTGCCGCTGCACGCGCGCCGATATCCGCGCCGCGCTGAATGCACCGCAAGAGGGCGCGCAGGGGCCGGACGGCATCATCTATCCCGGCACCTGCCGCCATCGCCGGATGGAGGATGCGGGCCCGGACGATACGATCCGCCTCGATATGGCGCGCGCCATGGCGGCGGCCGGGCCGCTCACCTTCGTCGAAACCGGGCAAGCCCCCGGCCCGCGCACCGTGACGGCCGAGCATATGATCCGGGGCGTGGGCGATGTGATCCTGTCGCGGCGCGGCATGGGCGCGGCCTATCACCTTGCCGTGGTGGTCGATGACGCGCATCAGAACGTGACCGAGGCGGTGCGCGGCGCCGATCTGGCCGATGCGACGCCGATCCATGTCCTTCTGTCGCGGCTGCTGGGCCTGCCGGTGCCGCAGTATCACCACCACCGCCTGATCCGCGATGCGGCCGGCCGCAGGCTGGCCAAACGCGACGACGCCCGCGCCCTGTCCACCCTGCGCGACGAAGGCCTGACCCCGCACGACATCCGCCGCCTGCTCTGGCCCGACGGCCCCGCCCCGCTTTGA
- the fabI gene encoding enoyl-ACP reductase FabI produces MNGLLAGKRGLIMGLANDKSIAWGIAKACADQGAELAFSYQGDALKKRVEPLIATINSDIMIECDVSSEESMDALFETLQQKWGKLDFVVHAIGFSDKSELRGRYVDTSAANFRMTMDISVYSFTAISRRAAAMMPEGGSLLTLTYYGAEKVMPHYNVMGIAKSALETSVKYIAEDLGRDGIRVNAISAGPIKTLAASGIGDFRYIMKWNELNSPLRRNITQEEVGKSALYLLSDLASGVTGECVHVDAGYHVVGMKAVDAPDIETPKKD; encoded by the coding sequence ATGAACGGATTGCTGGCTGGAAAACGCGGCCTGATCATGGGCCTTGCGAACGACAAATCCATCGCCTGGGGCATCGCGAAAGCCTGTGCCGACCAGGGTGCGGAGCTTGCGTTCTCCTACCAGGGCGATGCGCTGAAAAAGCGTGTCGAGCCGCTGATCGCCACCATCAACAGCGACATCATGATCGAGTGCGACGTCTCCAGCGAGGAGTCGATGGACGCGCTGTTCGAGACGCTGCAACAGAAGTGGGGCAAGCTGGACTTCGTCGTCCACGCCATCGGCTTCTCGGACAAGAGCGAGCTGCGCGGCCGTTATGTGGACACGTCGGCTGCGAACTTCCGCATGACGATGGACATCTCGGTCTACAGCTTCACCGCGATCTCGCGCCGCGCGGCGGCGATGATGCCCGAGGGCGGCAGCCTGCTGACGCTGACCTATTACGGTGCCGAAAAGGTGATGCCGCATTACAACGTGATGGGCATCGCGAAATCGGCGCTGGAAACCTCGGTCAAGTACATCGCCGAGGATCTGGGCCGCGACGGCATCCGTGTGAACGCCATCTCCGCCGGTCCGATCAAGACGCTGGCCGCCAGCGGCATCGGCGATTTCCGCTACATCATGAAGTGGAACGAGCTGAACTCGCCCCTGCGCCGCAACATCACGCAGGAAGAGGTGGGCAAATCCGCGCTCTATCTGCTGTCGGATCTGGCATCGGGCGTGACGGGCGAATGCGTCCATGTCGATGCCGGCTATCACGTCGTGGGCATGAAGGCCGTGGACGCGCCGGACATCGAAACGCCGAAGAAGGACTGA
- a CDS encoding cold-shock protein, translating to MQNEDRDIRVLQGTVKWFDPARGFGFVVSDGAERDILLHANVLRNYGQSSVADGAQITIRVESTEKGDQVMEVLDIGLPEGIALRPLEEMGLDPELAAKQPLQPARVKWFDKIKGFGFANVFGLRQDIFLHMEILRASGFSDLAAGEAVALRATEGRRGMTAVQVVSWEAALRESE from the coding sequence ATGCAGAACGAAGACAGGGACATACGCGTCCTGCAGGGGACGGTGAAGTGGTTCGATCCGGCACGCGGTTTCGGCTTCGTCGTCTCGGACGGGGCGGAGCGGGACATCCTTCTTCACGCGAACGTCCTGCGCAATTACGGGCAGAGTTCGGTCGCCGATGGCGCACAGATCACCATCCGGGTCGAGAGCACCGAAAAGGGCGATCAGGTCATGGAGGTGCTGGATATCGGGCTTCCCGAAGGCATCGCCCTGCGCCCATTGGAGGAGATGGGCCTCGATCCCGAACTGGCCGCCAAGCAGCCGTTGCAGCCGGCGCGGGTGAAATGGTTCGACAAGATCAAGGGCTTTGGCTTCGCCAATGTCTTCGGGCTGCGGCAGGACATCTTCCTGCATATGGAAATCTTGCGTGCTTCGGGTTTTTCCGATCTGGCCGCGGGGGAGGCCGTCGCCCTCCGCGCGACCGAGGGGCGCCGTGGAATGACGGCGGTACAGGTGGTGTCATGGGAAGCTGCGCTGCGCGAATCGGAATAG
- a CDS encoding alpha/beta hydrolase — MDLHRGPVRLRVACPYGLLGIEKTSCSGIGQSLIDAHRPRRIAFVDRCSALSKTTFQYGVGETETGPLALEVDVFHCAGPSPRGTVIWLHSGGFTSGRRGNRHHSGMAQEFNNQGYHAAFPSYRLRGQKPKNAIGWKRLHVLDGEVKTLNEGMKRHHTRRLPMIALDDIVQLLRWVTSAHDEHGLHHDVCLSGSSAGAMTALNTLYMGHITGRTQPENITSVSSASGAFPYATERALSPVPVLALHNPDDPKVPIAPIRRLAAAKPDHVRLIEVTSSHGSYSAYRGEPIEEAIGRIVVHDQESQLLRDDAILRA, encoded by the coding sequence ATGGATCTGCATCGAGGGCCCGTGCGGTTGCGCGTCGCTTGTCCTTATGGTCTGCTTGGCATCGAGAAGACATCCTGTTCCGGCATCGGGCAATCACTCATCGACGCCCACCGCCCGCGCCGGATAGCGTTCGTAGATCGGTGCAGTGCCTTGAGTAAGACGACTTTTCAGTATGGTGTCGGAGAAACCGAGACCGGTCCGTTGGCTCTCGAAGTTGACGTATTCCACTGCGCGGGGCCATCGCCGCGCGGTACGGTGATCTGGTTGCATTCAGGCGGTTTCACATCGGGAAGACGCGGCAACAGGCACCACAGCGGTATGGCGCAGGAATTCAACAATCAGGGCTATCATGCAGCTTTCCCGAGCTATCGGCTGCGCGGACAGAAGCCGAAAAATGCCATCGGGTGGAAAAGGCTGCATGTACTGGACGGTGAGGTCAAAACTCTGAACGAAGGCATGAAACGCCATCATACGCGAAGGCTGCCTATGATAGCGCTGGATGACATCGTTCAGTTGCTCCGCTGGGTCACGTCCGCCCATGACGAACACGGCCTTCATCACGATGTCTGCCTGTCTGGATCCTCTGCAGGGGCGATGACCGCGCTCAACACCCTTTACATGGGCCATATTACGGGGCGCACGCAGCCGGAAAACATAACCTCGGTCTCTTCGGCATCCGGGGCATTTCCGTATGCGACGGAGCGTGCGCTATCGCCGGTGCCTGTGCTCGCCCTTCACAATCCGGACGATCCCAAGGTACCGATCGCGCCGATCAGGCGGCTGGCCGCGGCGAAACCGGATCACGTTCGGCTGATCGAAGTGACCTCCAGTCATGGCTCTTACAGTGCCTATCGAGGGGAGCCGATCGAGGAGGCCATAGGACGCATCGTCGTGCACGATCAGGAAAGCCAGCTCCTGCGTGATGACGCGATCCTGCGCGCCTGA
- the trmFO gene encoding methylenetetrahydrofolate--tRNA-(uracil(54)-C(5))-methyltransferase (FADH(2)-oxidizing) TrmFO has translation MTQELHIVGGGMAGSEAAWQAASMGVPVVLHEMRPKVGTFAHRTGSFAEMVCSNSFRSDDDERNAVGLLHWEMRQAGGLIMRMATEHQLPAGGALAVDRDAFAEGVTQALRDHPLIRIVDAEITELPQDGAWIFATGPLTSPALAEAIGTVTGAERLAFFDAIAPIVHADSIDMTVAWRQSRYDKGETEEERTAYINCPMDKAQYEAFIAAMLAADKTEFHEGETAGYFDGCLPIEVMAERGPETPRFGPMKPIGLTNPHNPDVKPYAVVQLRRDNKLGTLYNIVGFQTKMKYGAQTEVFRMIPGLQDAAFARLGGIHRNTFLNSPTLLDDRMRLRARPNIRFAGQVTGVEGYVESAAMGLLAGRMAAAELLGRDLPPPPADTAMGALVTHITGGAEAKTFQPMNVNFGLFPPIDAKGGRRGRKDRYKAYTDRAKEAFTAWLAM, from the coding sequence ATGACACAGGAACTTCACATCGTTGGCGGCGGCATGGCCGGATCGGAGGCCGCTTGGCAGGCTGCTTCCATGGGCGTGCCCGTCGTTTTGCATGAAATGCGCCCGAAGGTCGGCACCTTTGCCCACCGAACGGGCAGTTTCGCGGAAATGGTCTGCTCCAACTCCTTCCGCTCCGACGATGACGAACGGAACGCGGTCGGGCTTCTGCATTGGGAGATGCGGCAGGCGGGCGGCCTCATCATGCGCATGGCGACCGAGCATCAGCTTCCGGCCGGCGGCGCGCTGGCGGTGGACCGCGACGCCTTTGCCGAAGGCGTGACGCAGGCGCTGCGGGACCATCCGCTGATCCGCATCGTCGATGCCGAAATCACCGAACTGCCGCAGGACGGCGCGTGGATCTTCGCGACGGGCCCCCTCACCTCGCCCGCGCTGGCCGAGGCGATCGGCACCGTCACCGGGGCCGAACGGCTGGCCTTCTTCGACGCCATCGCCCCCATCGTGCATGCCGACAGCATCGACATGACCGTGGCCTGGCGCCAGTCCCGCTACGACAAGGGCGAGACGGAGGAAGAGCGGACCGCCTATATCAACTGCCCGATGGACAAGGCGCAATACGAGGCGTTCATCGCCGCCATGCTGGCCGCCGACAAGACCGAGTTCCACGAGGGCGAAACCGCGGGCTATTTCGACGGCTGCCTGCCGATCGAGGTGATGGCCGAGCGCGGCCCTGAAACGCCGCGCTTCGGCCCGATGAAGCCCATCGGCCTGACCAATCCGCACAACCCGGACGTGAAGCCCTATGCCGTCGTCCAGTTGCGGCGCGACAACAAGCTCGGCACGCTTTATAATATTGTCGGTTTCCAGACGAAGATGAAATACGGCGCCCAGACCGAGGTGTTCCGCATGATTCCGGGGCTGCAGGACGCGGCCTTCGCCCGGCTGGGCGGGATCCATCGCAACACCTTCCTGAACTCGCCCACCCTCTTGGATGACCGGATGCGCCTGCGCGCGCGGCCGAACATCCGCTTTGCCGGGCAGGTGACGGGGGTCGAGGGCTATGTCGAAAGCGCCGCGATGGGGCTTCTGGCGGGCCGCATGGCCGCAGCCGAGCTTCTGGGCCGCGATCTGCCGCCGCCCCCCGCCGATACCGCGATGGGCGCGCTGGTGACGCATATCACCGGCGGGGCCGAGGCCAAGACGTTCCAGCCGATGAACGTCAACTTCGGCCTCTTCCCCCCGATCGACGCCAAGGGCGGGCGCCGCGGCCGCAAGGACCGCTACAAGGCCTATACCGACCGCGCGAAGGAGGCGTTCACCGCGTGGCTCGCTATGTGA